One Candidatus Nanopelagicales bacterium DNA window includes the following coding sequences:
- a CDS encoding heavy metal translocating P-type ATPase — MSESRTVTLVASGQQWASSKVVAEKTLGQRPGVMHVDFNPTAQTATIDYDTSVTTLQELSEWVRECGLHCSGASVPDHMCDPLAEPEAFTKSASNDAELGSQQTSAGMNTHVGHQAHTGHQAHTDKSQPMSSHDAMGHGGHHPGTSMASMVADMRRRFLVAALLSVPILLWSPIGREVLNFTVPAPFGLRDDVFAFFLSLPVIFYSAWIFFDGAFRALRARTLDMMVLVAVAVGAGWGYSVYVTFAGGGEVFYEAATVLTSFVLLGHWMEMRARGGASEAIRTLLELAPPKAIILRDGKTLEIPTSDVVVDDLLLIRPGAKIPVDGEVEIGTSEIDESMVTGESLPVTKNIGSAVIGASVNTTGTLQVRATKVGADTALAQIVAMVQTAQNSKAPGQRLADRAAFWLVFVALIGGTVTFAAWMLSGAEVQQAMLFAITVVVVTCPDALGLATPTAIMVGTGLGAQRGVLFKNASALEAAAHVDVVVMDKTGTLTRGAPEVTDVIAAGFAENELLALAASVEALSEHPLARAIVSRANEYGIAVPDAHDFSSTPGKGARATVGGRAVAVGSRGFMESVGIPIPDELQDHRARLAGTGRTAIFVAVDHQTVAVIAMADAVRETARAAVEALHEQHLRVIMLSGDNEATAQRIAEYLGIDDVIAGVLPDGKAAKIAELQAGGDKVAMVGDGVNDAPALAQADLGIAIGAGTDVAIETADLVLMRSDPLDVAIAISIGRGTVRKMRQNLGWAIGYNSVALPIAAGLFVPAFGLMLRPEIAALTMSGSSLLVAINALLLKRLRLPAANPVVP; from the coding sequence ATGAGCGAAAGCCGCACAGTCACCTTGGTCGCCAGCGGCCAACAGTGGGCTAGCTCTAAAGTGGTCGCCGAGAAAACTCTCGGGCAGCGCCCGGGTGTCATGCACGTAGATTTCAATCCCACTGCCCAGACCGCAACCATCGACTACGACACTTCGGTGACCACATTGCAGGAGCTATCCGAATGGGTACGGGAGTGTGGACTGCATTGCTCCGGCGCATCAGTCCCCGACCACATGTGCGATCCACTCGCAGAGCCGGAGGCCTTCACCAAAAGCGCATCGAATGATGCCGAGCTGGGCTCCCAACAAACATCAGCAGGCATGAACACCCACGTCGGACACCAAGCCCACACCGGACACCAAGCCCACACCGACAAGAGCCAGCCGATGAGTTCGCATGACGCAATGGGTCACGGCGGTCATCACCCGGGTACGTCAATGGCGTCGATGGTCGCCGACATGCGCAGACGCTTCCTCGTCGCTGCTCTGCTTTCCGTGCCGATCCTGCTCTGGTCACCAATAGGCCGGGAAGTGCTCAACTTCACGGTGCCCGCGCCGTTCGGATTGCGCGACGATGTCTTCGCGTTCTTCTTGAGCCTCCCAGTGATCTTCTACTCGGCTTGGATCTTCTTCGATGGAGCGTTTCGTGCCCTTCGGGCGCGCACTCTGGACATGATGGTGCTGGTTGCCGTTGCAGTAGGGGCTGGCTGGGGCTACAGCGTCTACGTGACCTTCGCTGGCGGCGGCGAAGTGTTCTATGAGGCAGCCACAGTGCTCACGTCTTTTGTGCTGTTGGGGCATTGGATGGAGATGCGCGCTCGAGGAGGCGCCAGTGAGGCGATTCGCACCCTGCTTGAGTTGGCACCTCCGAAAGCAATCATCCTGCGCGACGGTAAGACCTTGGAGATCCCCACTTCGGACGTGGTTGTCGACGATCTGCTGCTGATTCGACCGGGTGCGAAGATCCCAGTCGACGGCGAAGTCGAAATCGGGACTTCTGAAATCGACGAGTCGATGGTGACAGGCGAAAGCCTGCCGGTGACCAAGAACATCGGCTCCGCAGTGATCGGCGCTTCGGTCAACACCACGGGTACGCTGCAGGTGCGCGCCACGAAAGTCGGTGCCGACACGGCTTTGGCGCAGATCGTGGCCATGGTGCAAACAGCCCAGAATTCCAAGGCACCTGGGCAGCGCCTAGCTGATCGCGCAGCCTTCTGGCTGGTGTTCGTCGCCCTCATCGGCGGAACTGTGACGTTCGCGGCGTGGATGCTCAGTGGTGCAGAGGTCCAGCAAGCCATGCTCTTCGCAATCACAGTGGTCGTAGTGACCTGTCCTGACGCACTTGGCCTGGCTACTCCGACTGCGATCATGGTGGGTACCGGACTTGGTGCGCAGCGCGGAGTGCTGTTCAAGAATGCCTCCGCACTTGAAGCCGCTGCACATGTAGATGTCGTCGTGATGGATAAGACTGGCACTCTGACACGTGGCGCACCCGAGGTAACCGATGTCATCGCGGCTGGCTTCGCCGAGAATGAACTGCTGGCCCTGGCTGCGTCCGTGGAGGCGCTGTCTGAACACCCACTTGCCAGAGCGATCGTTTCGCGTGCCAACGAATACGGTATTGCCGTTCCCGATGCACACGACTTCTCCAGCACCCCGGGCAAGGGCGCGCGAGCAACCGTCGGTGGACGTGCTGTGGCGGTGGGCTCCCGGGGCTTCATGGAGTCCGTCGGTATCCCTATCCCCGATGAACTTCAGGATCATCGCGCACGACTCGCTGGCACTGGTCGCACTGCGATTTTCGTTGCCGTCGATCACCAGACGGTCGCGGTTATCGCTATGGCTGACGCCGTTCGCGAAACTGCACGAGCTGCAGTGGAAGCGCTGCACGAGCAGCACCTGCGCGTCATCATGCTCAGCGGAGACAACGAGGCCACGGCACAGCGCATTGCCGAGTACCTGGGGATAGACGACGTCATCGCCGGCGTCCTTCCCGATGGCAAGGCGGCAAAGATCGCCGAACTGCAGGCTGGGGGTGACAAGGTTGCCATGGTTGGCGACGGTGTCAACGACGCCCCGGCGCTGGCTCAGGCCGATCTCGGCATTGCCATCGGCGCAGGCACAGATGTCGCCATTGAAACCGCTGACCTAGTGCTCATGCGTTCGGACCCTTTGGATGT
- a CDS encoding cation transporter, with product MSSSTYAVQGMTCAHCVSAVIEEVTKIDGVTEVYVDLHAGELSQVHITSAIEIGNADINSAIVEAGYTLVSA from the coding sequence ATGAGCTCGTCCACTTATGCCGTGCAAGGCATGACTTGCGCCCACTGCGTCAGCGCCGTCATCGAAGAGGTGACGAAGATTGATGGCGTCACCGAGGTCTACGTCGACCTTCATGCCGGCGAACTCTCTCAAGTGCATATCACCAGCGCGATCGAGATTGGGAACGCTGATATCAATAGCGCCATCGTGGAGGCGGGCTACACGCTCGTTTCCGCATGA
- a CDS encoding DUF305 domain-containing protein → MNRRIAAATCSALTITALLAGGSTGIAFAASSPSPMSSSSTMMSKGSKGDISFTQMMVPHHQQAVQMADLALKNAKSQQVITLATQIKAAQKPEINKMQGWLKGWGASVTASSNSTMPGMDMGSTSPGMMTDTQMTNLSHAHGASFDTMWLQMMIAHHQGAITDAKQVLKTTKNADVKKMAQAIISGQNAEISTMKQLLAK, encoded by the coding sequence ATGAACAGACGTATCGCCGCCGCTACCTGCAGCGCGTTAACGATCACCGCTCTTCTGGCCGGGGGCTCGACCGGAATCGCATTTGCGGCCAGCTCTCCATCGCCCATGTCATCCAGTTCAACCATGATGAGCAAGGGAAGCAAGGGCGACATTTCCTTCACTCAAATGATGGTCCCCCACCATCAGCAGGCCGTTCAGATGGCAGATTTGGCACTTAAGAACGCTAAGTCTCAGCAGGTCATCACCCTGGCCACACAAATAAAGGCGGCACAAAAGCCAGAGATCAACAAAATGCAGGGATGGCTCAAGGGTTGGGGGGCGTCCGTGACCGCGAGCTCAAATTCAACAATGCCTGGCATGGACATGGGCTCAACGTCGCCCGGAATGATGACTGACACCCAGATGACCAACCTGTCGCACGCACACGGCGCCAGCTTCGACACGATGTGGTTGCAGATGATGATCGCGCACCATCAAGGGGCGATCACGGATGCCAAGCAGGTGTTGAAGACCACCAAGAACGCTGATGTGAAGAAAATGGCTCAGGCCATCATCTCCGGACAGAATGCCGAAATCAGCACCATGAAACAGTTACTGGCAAAGTAG
- a CDS encoding multicopper oxidase family protein, with protein sequence MNVTRRQFTYGFLGAGALLGLSACSNAAPNGAASLSSLSPTPIVATGRLRKLTLEARSTQVDLGGRVVSTWAYGDSIPGVPLRATAGDRVQVAFKNNLPVPTSVHWHGLAIGNAMDGVPGVTTPETPAGGSFDFDFVIPDAGTHWFHPHHPMQLDRGLYAPFIVDDPNEPGAYDAEWVLVLDDWTDGVGTSPEQILAQLLAASDAGMGDMGGMGGMGGMGGMGGMGGMGGMGGDGGDVSYPLYLINGRAPSDPQTLAAKPGQRVRMRIINSSADTIFTVALAGHDLQITHTDGYQVQPVSTASLRIGMGERYDAIVTLKDGVFPFVAEPLGKLGVARALVRTGGGPVPAASFKPSELTGDPLTVASLSAAAGTALPPRDPETSQDLALGGSMASYEWTINGATYENATPLTIEAGQAGRLRIRNATMMSHPIHVHGHSFQIGDAGGTGPRKDTVLVPPMGAVNVDLVADNPGKWMVHCHNAYHAEAGMMTRLDYAA encoded by the coding sequence GTGAATGTGACGCGAAGACAGTTCACGTACGGATTCTTAGGAGCTGGCGCATTGTTAGGTCTTTCGGCCTGCAGTAACGCAGCTCCGAATGGCGCCGCGTCCCTTTCAAGTCTCAGCCCAACCCCCATCGTTGCCACGGGGCGCTTGCGCAAGTTGACGCTAGAAGCGCGCTCCACACAAGTCGACCTGGGTGGACGCGTGGTGAGCACTTGGGCGTACGGCGACAGCATTCCCGGGGTGCCATTGCGAGCCACGGCCGGTGATCGCGTGCAAGTCGCATTCAAGAACAACTTGCCTGTGCCAACCAGCGTGCACTGGCACGGCTTGGCAATAGGCAATGCGATGGACGGCGTGCCAGGTGTCACCACTCCAGAGACACCTGCCGGCGGAAGTTTTGACTTCGACTTCGTGATTCCCGATGCGGGCACTCACTGGTTTCACCCGCATCACCCCATGCAACTGGATCGCGGACTGTACGCCCCGTTCATCGTGGATGATCCAAATGAACCGGGCGCCTATGACGCCGAGTGGGTTCTGGTTCTCGATGACTGGACCGATGGCGTCGGCACGAGCCCCGAACAGATACTCGCCCAGCTTCTGGCCGCGAGCGATGCCGGGATGGGTGACATGGGCGGGATGGGCGGGATGGGCGGGATGGGCGGCATGGGTGGCATGGGTGGCATGGGTGGCATGGGTGGCGACGGTGGAGATGTCTCCTACCCCCTCTATTTGATCAACGGGCGTGCACCGAGCGACCCACAGACATTGGCGGCGAAGCCAGGTCAGCGGGTTCGCATGCGCATCATCAACTCCTCGGCTGACACCATCTTCACGGTCGCGCTTGCGGGACACGACTTGCAGATCACGCACACCGATGGCTATCAAGTCCAGCCTGTGTCCACTGCGTCTTTGCGCATTGGGATGGGCGAGCGATACGACGCGATCGTCACCCTCAAGGACGGAGTGTTCCCCTTCGTTGCCGAGCCTCTGGGCAAATTGGGCGTAGCCCGAGCCCTGGTGCGCACCGGAGGCGGCCCAGTTCCAGCCGCGTCATTCAAGCCAAGTGAACTCACTGGAGATCCTTTGACTGTTGCCTCTCTTTCAGCAGCGGCTGGTACAGCCCTGCCACCTCGAGATCCGGAAACGAGCCAGGATCTCGCTCTTGGGGGCAGCATGGCGAGTTACGAGTGGACGATCAATGGTGCTACCTACGAGAACGCGACCCCACTGACCATTGAGGCAGGACAGGCAGGGCGACTTCGCATCAGGAACGCCACCATGATGTCCCACCCGATCCACGTACACGGACATAGCTTTCAGATCGGCGACGCAGGTGGCACGGGGCCCCGGAAGGACACTGTGTTGGTGCCTCCTATGGGGGCCGTCAACGTCGATCTGGTCGCCGACAATCCCGGCAAATGGATGGTCCACTGCCACAACGCCTACCACGCTGAAGCCGGGATGATGACTCGCCTCGACTACGCCGCCTGA
- a CDS encoding response regulator transcription factor — protein MADSLRVLVVDDEVPLTSVISSYLEREGFQVVLAHSGPAAVEMARIHRPNLIVLDVMLPGFDGIEACRLIRQFTDAYIIMLTARDEDVDKVLGLTMGADDYLVKPFSPRELIARIRAMLRRPRSSIMVSSPQPPMSLLGLDVDVQSRIVSLEGASIDLTRTEFDLLVALMTRPRAVLTRRQLIEAVWGPGWMGDEHVVDVHIAHLRTKLGDNAGTPRFIRTVRAVGYGLVAPA, from the coding sequence GTGGCTGACTCGCTTCGCGTACTCGTTGTTGACGATGAGGTCCCTTTGACGAGCGTCATCAGTAGTTATCTGGAACGCGAAGGCTTCCAGGTAGTGCTGGCCCATAGCGGTCCCGCGGCTGTCGAAATGGCTCGCATTCATCGTCCGAATCTGATTGTCCTAGATGTGATGCTTCCCGGCTTTGATGGAATAGAGGCCTGCAGGCTCATACGGCAGTTCACCGACGCCTACATCATCATGCTGACCGCACGAGACGAAGATGTCGACAAAGTCCTCGGCCTGACTATGGGAGCAGACGACTACCTCGTCAAGCCTTTCTCACCGCGAGAACTCATCGCTCGGATACGAGCGATGCTGCGCCGGCCACGCTCGTCTATCATGGTCTCCAGCCCCCAGCCACCAATGTCCCTCCTCGGGCTGGACGTCGACGTCCAATCACGCATCGTCAGCCTCGAAGGCGCGTCCATAGATCTCACGAGAACAGAGTTCGACCTGTTGGTCGCGCTGATGACGAGGCCACGAGCGGTCTTGACACGTCGACAACTCATCGAGGCCGTGTGGGGTCCGGGTTGGATGGGGGACGAGCACGTCGTCGATGTCCACATTGCTCATCTGCGAACAAAACTTGGCGACAACGCAGGCACCCCGAGATTCATCCGAACGGTGAGGGCAGTTGGGTACGGGCTCGTGGCACCCGCATGA
- a CDS encoding HAMP domain-containing sensor histidine kinase, translated as MKRPHKFASRMLLVQSIVVGIGAATLILTAWLVAPPLFHYHLSHLGLVSPDALVHSEEAFAFSFVIAVVVASIVSVAAAGAMSWFLVRRVSRPIEELAAAAEGVAAGRFDVVVPDAGFSSELEQLSRSFRQMAIKLGESEATRSRLLADLTHELRTPLATLEAYVDGLEDDVLEADSEAWATMRAQVHRLRRLAEDLREVSAAEEHALGLVLRPLDLGMTCAAAVAAAGPRFQTRGVELEFGAGRPSLPIVGDELRLQQVLANLLENALRHTPPGKTVTVKTFVSGLSACAEVSDEGEGFPPNLNERIFERFHRGDSSRLATSTSGSGLGLTIARAIVQDHGGSLTAASDGIEMGARFTLRLPIDTNNSLAS; from the coding sequence ATGAAACGGCCGCACAAGTTCGCCAGTCGAATGTTGCTGGTTCAGTCCATCGTTGTTGGGATTGGCGCAGCCACACTAATTTTGACAGCGTGGTTGGTGGCGCCGCCGCTGTTCCATTATCACCTAAGCCACCTCGGCCTCGTCTCGCCTGATGCTCTCGTCCACTCGGAGGAGGCCTTTGCTTTCTCCTTCGTCATTGCCGTTGTCGTTGCCTCGATCGTCTCCGTCGCGGCTGCAGGTGCGATGTCATGGTTTCTGGTGCGACGCGTGTCTCGGCCCATTGAGGAGCTAGCTGCCGCAGCCGAGGGAGTAGCCGCGGGGCGATTCGATGTAGTAGTCCCAGATGCCGGGTTTAGTAGTGAGTTGGAACAACTGTCACGATCATTCAGGCAAATGGCCATCAAACTTGGCGAGTCAGAAGCAACGCGCTCCCGATTGTTAGCCGACCTGACGCACGAGCTGCGCACGCCCCTAGCCACTCTTGAAGCTTACGTCGACGGGCTCGAAGATGATGTCCTGGAGGCTGACAGTGAGGCATGGGCGACGATGCGAGCCCAGGTGCATCGACTTCGACGTCTTGCTGAAGATTTGCGCGAGGTTTCCGCAGCCGAGGAGCATGCTCTTGGTTTGGTACTAAGGCCTCTGGATCTGGGTATGACCTGTGCGGCGGCGGTGGCAGCTGCAGGTCCCCGATTCCAAACCCGAGGCGTCGAACTGGAATTCGGTGCGGGTAGACCTTCACTGCCAATAGTTGGTGATGAGCTTCGGCTGCAACAAGTACTTGCGAATCTGCTTGAGAATGCGTTGCGTCATACTCCGCCAGGCAAGACCGTCACGGTGAAGACCTTCGTGAGCGGACTGTCCGCGTGTGCTGAGGTGAGCGATGAAGGAGAAGGCTTTCCTCCCAATCTTAATGAACGCATCTTCGAGCGCTTCCATCGTGGCGATTCTTCTCGTCTAGCAACGAGTACCAGTGGCAGCGGATTGGGTCTCACTATTGCTCGAGCCATCGTTCAGGATCATGGAGGATCGCTGACAGCCGCAAGCGATGGAATCGAAATGGGAGCACGATTCACGCTCCGCTTACCAATTGACACCAACAATTCCCTTGCGTCTTGA